A section of the Aminiphilus circumscriptus DSM 16581 genome encodes:
- a CDS encoding ABC transporter substrate-binding protein, giving the protein MAYCIAPGKRVTEGMMFAAARTYVEWHNRFREPKIRLEVASYFRSPVAALLELQRRGAEVVLGFTTSDTGLDAASAAERLKIPLIAVSASTSMLAGKDDWFFRVQPSTRADSSAYSRFFRFRNIGTLAVVAASDNAPYVLAFIRDIYVKGSPRMLGPFLLSEIQRADDALAALDPDGILVVGPTSFSIWASQRATKLWPRAELFLSLWSITGLGPQEYPLLGKPFLFSTAFSPLAISETHPFIAAWREEYAADVTFTVDRTFLALELFRLAAEDVRRGNATSFRESLAMSRHIEGPGGDVIMDRYGDAHTHPYFFRWDGERLQRVSVP; this is encoded by the coding sequence GTGGCGTACTGCATCGCTCCGGGCAAACGGGTCACGGAGGGGATGATGTTCGCTGCGGCGAGGACCTATGTGGAGTGGCACAACCGTTTTCGCGAGCCCAAGATCCGTCTCGAAGTGGCTTCCTATTTCCGGAGCCCCGTGGCGGCGTTGTTGGAGCTGCAACGTCGGGGTGCCGAGGTGGTGCTCGGCTTCACGACTTCCGACACAGGGCTGGATGCCGCCTCCGCGGCGGAACGTCTGAAAATTCCTCTCATCGCCGTTTCGGCTTCAACCTCCATGCTCGCGGGAAAGGACGACTGGTTTTTCCGCGTTCAGCCGAGCACTCGGGCCGACTCCAGCGCCTACAGTAGATTCTTCCGTTTTCGGAACATCGGAACTCTTGCGGTGGTAGCCGCGTCGGACAACGCTCCCTATGTGTTGGCCTTTATTCGTGATATTTACGTGAAAGGTTCACCCCGCATGCTCGGTCCATTTCTGCTCTCCGAAATCCAGCGAGCCGACGACGCTTTGGCCGCGCTCGATCCCGACGGTATTTTGGTGGTGGGGCCGACGTCTTTCTCCATCTGGGCCTCCCAGCGCGCGACGAAGCTCTGGCCCCGGGCGGAACTCTTCCTCTCCCTTTGGTCCATCACGGGGCTCGGCCCCCAGGAGTATCCCCTTCTCGGCAAACCGTTTCTTTTCAGCACCGCCTTCTCGCCGTTGGCGATCTCCGAGACACACCCCTTCATCGCCGCCTGGCGGGAGGAATATGCCGCGGACGTGACCTTTACGGTGGACCGCACGTTTCTTGCCCTGGAACTGTTTCGGCTCGCCGCCGAGGACGTGAGACGGGGGAACGCGACGTCCTTCCGGGAGTCCCTTGCCATGTCACGCCACATCGAGGGGCCTGGAGGCGACGTGATCATGGACCGATACGGAGATGCCCACACGCACCCCTATTTTTTCCGGTGGGACGGTGAGAGGCTTCAGAGGGTCTCGGTGCCATGA